In bacterium, the following proteins share a genomic window:
- a CDS encoding Ig-like domain-containing protein, translated as MNSSRVFQHSFRLLVAVLALSGASCGSFTAEGGIPAQALILVTDSAGNPVPGATVWVPADSGQAPGTDTTGLACPPPPAPVLFASCTGSDGIALLQCADGVVFLFQYAKDGVEGTVSGECGNGDILPAPLP; from the coding sequence GTGAATTCCTCCCGAGTCTTTCAGCATAGCTTCAGGCTTTTGGTTGCGGTCTTGGCGCTGTCCGGCGCCTCCTGCGGCTCTTTCACCGCCGAAGGCGGCATCCCGGCCCAGGCCCTGATCCTGGTCACCGACTCCGCTGGAAATCCGGTGCCCGGGGCCACGGTTTGGGTGCCGGCCGATTCGGGCCAAGCGCCCGGCACCGACACCACCGGCTTGGCCTGCCCGCCGCCACCGGCGCCGGTTCTCTTCGCGTCCTGCACCGGTTCGGATGGGATCGCGCTTCTGCAGTGCGCCGACGGCGTGGTGTTCCTGTTTCAATACGCCAAGGACGGCGTGGAGGGAACGGTCAGCGGGGAATGCGGGAACGGAGATATTTTGCCGGCGCCGCTTCCGTAG
- a CDS encoding EscU/YscU/HrcU family type III secretion system export apparatus switch protein, with protein sequence MAESSGEKTEEATPKRLREARKKGQVPKSRDVSTIAVLLAMFGIIALGMGAATNELRELMKLCFDAVISHEAMDGTKIWALGKACVLTFAKIILPIAVAGAVVAAFVGFMQVGSIFSMEPLKPQMKKLNALEGLKNMFKTQTIIELVKNIAKIFVVFYLAYSTVDDHIYHILQTATIPIQSSAMIGGDMLSSFIFKVLLAFLVISVIDFMVQKKQFMKQMRMTKDEVKREYKQDEGDPHIKGHRKQLHREFAFSDAKAAVKSSDVVVANTVHVAVCMKYDRETMVAPEITLKGQRAFAEMIKQVATDEGIPIMRNVPLAWALFDLEEGAEIPEELYNGVAEVLAYVYRMKQIKEAESQGRGREIHYI encoded by the coding sequence TTGGCCGAGAGCTCCGGCGAAAAAACCGAAGAAGCCACCCCGAAAAGGCTCCGCGAGGCCCGTAAAAAAGGCCAGGTGCCGAAGAGCCGGGACGTCAGCACCATCGCTGTCCTTTTGGCGATGTTCGGCATCATCGCCCTGGGCATGGGGGCGGCCACCAACGAGCTGCGCGAGTTGATGAAGCTTTGCTTCGACGCCGTGATTTCCCACGAGGCGATGGACGGGACCAAGATTTGGGCCTTGGGCAAGGCCTGCGTGCTCACTTTCGCCAAGATCATCCTTCCGATCGCGGTGGCCGGCGCCGTCGTCGCCGCCTTTGTCGGCTTCATGCAAGTCGGCTCGATCTTCTCGATGGAGCCGCTCAAGCCCCAGATGAAGAAGCTCAACGCCCTCGAAGGCTTGAAGAACATGTTCAAGACCCAGACGATCATCGAGCTGGTCAAGAACATCGCCAAGATCTTCGTCGTCTTCTACCTCGCTTATTCGACGGTCGACGACCACATCTACCACATCCTCCAGACTGCCACGATTCCGATCCAAAGCTCGGCCATGATCGGCGGCGACATGCTGAGCAGCTTCATTTTCAAGGTGCTGCTGGCCTTTTTGGTGATTTCGGTCATCGACTTCATGGTCCAGAAAAAGCAGTTCATGAAGCAGATGCGGATGACCAAGGACGAGGTGAAGCGCGAGTACAAGCAGGACGAGGGCGATCCCCACATCAAGGGCCACCGCAAGCAATTGCATCGCGAATTCGCCTTCAGCGACGCCAAGGCGGCGGTGAAGTCGAGCGACGTCGTGGTCGCCAACACCGTCCACGTCGCGGTCTGCATGAAATACGACCGGGAGACGATGGTCGCGCCCGAGATCACGCTCAAGGGTCAACGGGCCTTTGCCGAGATGATCAAGCAAGTGGCGACCGACGAGGGGATCCCGATCATGCGTAACGTCCCGCTGGCTTGGGCGCTTTTCGATTTGGAAGAAGGGGCCGAAATCCCCGAGGAGCTCTACAACGGCGTCGCCGAGGTGCTGGCCTACGTTTACCGGATGAAGCAGATCAAGGAGGCGGAGAGCCAGGGCCGAGGCCGGGAGATCCATTATATTTAA
- the hemB gene encoding porphobilinogen synthase, with protein MALFPTVRLRRLRENPLVRDLVRETRVHPASLVMPMFIKAGKKERRPIAAMPGIFQFSPDEALKECEALVKSGIRSALLFGIPETKDAVASSGRGESGVVQQALRLIKKEIPELLLVADVCLCDYTDHGHCGIVQQEGAGFRVDNDATLEVLSQIAGSMARAGADLIAPSDMMDGRIQKIRDELDAAGFKHLPILSYAVKYASAFYGPFREALDNAPRFGDRRGYQMDPANAREAFREAEQDLEEGADILMVKPALSSLDILRGLRERFDVPLAAYQVSGEYAAIKHAARAGAFDERAAVMETWTALKRAGADILISYFAKEYAKEL; from the coding sequence ATGGCCTTGTTCCCCACCGTCCGGTTGCGCCGCCTTCGCGAGAATCCCCTGGTGCGCGACTTGGTCCGGGAAACGCGGGTTCACCCCGCGTCGCTGGTGATGCCGATGTTCATCAAAGCGGGCAAAAAAGAGCGGCGTCCCATCGCGGCCATGCCTGGAATTTTCCAATTTTCTCCGGACGAGGCTCTGAAGGAATGCGAGGCTTTGGTCAAGTCCGGAATCCGCTCGGCGCTGCTTTTCGGCATCCCCGAAACCAAGGACGCGGTGGCCAGCTCGGGCCGGGGCGAGAGCGGGGTGGTTCAGCAGGCTTTGCGGCTGATCAAGAAGGAAATCCCGGAGCTGCTGCTGGTCGCCGACGTCTGTCTCTGCGACTACACCGACCACGGCCATTGCGGCATCGTCCAACAGGAGGGGGCGGGCTTCCGGGTCGACAACGATGCGACGCTCGAGGTTTTGAGCCAAATCGCCGGCAGCATGGCCCGGGCCGGCGCCGACTTGATCGCCCCCAGCGACATGATGGACGGACGCATTCAGAAGATCCGGGACGAGCTCGACGCCGCCGGCTTCAAGCACCTGCCGATCCTCTCCTACGCGGTCAAATACGCCAGCGCCTTCTACGGCCCTTTCCGCGAGGCGCTGGACAACGCCCCGCGCTTCGGCGACCGCCGCGGCTACCAGATGGATCCGGCCAATGCCCGGGAGGCCTTCCGGGAGGCCGAGCAGGATCTGGAGGAGGGGGCCGACATCCTCATGGTCAAGCCGGCTTTGAGCTCGCTCGACATTCTCCGCGGGCTTCGCGAGCGCTTCGATGTTCCGCTGGCCGCCTATCAGGTCAGCGGAGAGTACGCGGCGATCAAGCATGCCGCCCGGGCTGGCGCCTTCGACGAGCGGGCGGCGGTCATGGAGACTTGGACGGCCTTGAAGCGGGCCGGCGCCGATATCCTGATCAGCTATTTCGCGAAGGAATATGCGAAGGAGCTGTAG
- a CDS encoding lysophospholipid acyltransferase family protein, whose protein sequence is MTTDLQLRLGTSGQGSGSLPSAESHHLSFHSQLQAQLGAHLPASARRELESLGREADAELFHEGLLNLAGRLERDNRDELALAIYQAQADELNGRSELDPIRARSVARRDALMGSGDTGARAEVLARRFVREASSPSALIGMAGAQAVFGVTRMALLSRLAASPTASILTRGAGARLAASTGAYLVEAPSFTAFTRLANAGFGQSQDWSLGAVGHEVAASYITLGALRASGALSSGLYRRVQGMTPGMAATPMQGAFNQAGMFGGILLGHEAETRLGLRQRVDGATTLLDSAVMLLQFNVAGNLLHRAAPGLGRMNQELHLRGDLTSHARERGSDAANGGFGNLFGPEMVTANGAPLPGGERAPALDHVLMMIDPTGGRGSGPSAPPSEAVSTPPPALSTPPPGSGPRSRPSSRRAGRTAGLIKGFQNLAAKLNWNAWTDVSRPLSQPPIERPSPTPRSVREGMLRAEALGQNRRALAFLRWGAAQLRHSPEIQGQFLDLMQRVFEFQARQREALEPVLQGLPTLDFQRVNDLASDYHRALERLTPGSGSDFAEARLLWERTRDWSSEEAFRNLSDSRLREVGIEPETVHSMARNAHAFRQERLHRILEHPLLRGLEETAAVRQAVDQFHNEIAQQRERFFGNETTPGTKADIARIRAEIAGTEDVAQRQAYEQEIKSLSNTANIAYTKSVGRLRIAMNRYLGDPLRSRIFLVEAARQELFNRGLQDASRAELVGSVRRMLPGLEGDLRGHAEALLGAAEQMDLIEARGPLSRAFHSAIRIFGFDSMPPLAVQRRYEQAALELIDRLPADRWSFEALDPAIVERAGQAQSQYYPEFHETTRQLREGFRSIEKANEAFWELNEREAVNLQVADLRLQLNQAESHFNELGNDYWRSMKLSFENINIVNEAQLQELRRVAGRTELNLRHGERFQELKTAADNAIKNFENPATRGNNSRDAGRNLQVAAQRIAELRTFIRHSHDEVMIPGGDFRAVSPLMLPFVDKVDSSSRHNLRESLAAGWPILWRSSLRATALFSALERGETTAVMDRHFLNWSSEVASNTGSSFVVDPNVRNLVRGEPVVAAGNHNSWLDFLQGGTPFARAAQLGPLASSRDAMRIGAKEGLGKLVGPVMERAIDLLTEPVADSALEYDTSVTNLARAMASGDLPGLRPGARSAAVYDELTMAITSLVNPFAYDPYPAISSILSPPQGGRSFNIADRAAAMTGRPQNLLVTSSLNAYRLWPKPDRPLPLRQGPTVHATQFVPANALMDLSAESNGRSATTRANLLRTLWLTLGTMPEYQREVPSIGEAFAPYARPVDLSVETAIASRFRGIEELYPSAEGNRELTAERNRLESTVRANQGVAGKAEENTRMLRDLDLIDQVLESRTGQILVRRLTELNMRLGQEGLMDGQPPVLADGLRRLQRTVRARLKLLDQIESKRANRQELSRTERILLERMGATLAGRDNAQGRDTLLEQADYYFQLRDQGKDLKSNLLETQTAYYDFVRQWNERRRDPANPEHNQLHVSEAEGYEAAWQSYRQAVETTLNLHNITPTRWEGRIFPDMVIRRDGNSTVIQPRGWQASAEFSRGALWRYLLDDTLGIVSVAKRLGEFDPTPDLYLTLHARSWGWRMLDRTQTRLRIENSENAREVGNTPLVAAPTHDSGAEFMNVPSVLHDYGIRAFFMADRKFFDPFPKPPAFGAIRALLGPMDQYGHLAIDRSDRRAAMAVMGNAGRFIQETGRSIIVFPGGTRNPVRYRENGDRFEGPIYGSKPGVAMTMEAARVPILPIGMVNGGVIFPKQNGDAFLRRGAALGREYVFRFGEPLRYETLIPDNPAPRGPALRSALVQQLNQQYAELTGRPVAEPAASKDKRGR, encoded by the coding sequence ATGACGACCGATTTGCAGCTAAGATTGGGGACCTCGGGGCAAGGTTCGGGATCTCTACCTTCGGCGGAAAGCCATCACCTTTCCTTTCATTCTCAGCTTCAAGCCCAATTGGGCGCCCATTTGCCGGCTTCGGCCCGGCGCGAGCTTGAAAGCCTCGGCCGCGAGGCCGACGCCGAGCTCTTCCACGAGGGCCTGCTCAACCTGGCCGGCCGCCTCGAACGCGACAACCGCGATGAATTGGCCCTGGCGATTTATCAAGCCCAAGCCGATGAATTGAACGGCCGTTCCGAGCTCGACCCCATCCGAGCGCGCAGTGTCGCGCGACGCGACGCCCTGATGGGCTCCGGCGACACCGGCGCTCGGGCCGAAGTCCTGGCTCGCCGTTTCGTCCGCGAGGCTTCCAGCCCCTCGGCGCTGATCGGCATGGCCGGCGCCCAAGCGGTTTTCGGCGTGACCCGGATGGCCCTGCTCTCCCGCTTAGCGGCTTCGCCGACAGCTTCCATTTTGACTCGCGGCGCCGGCGCCCGCCTGGCCGCCTCGACCGGCGCCTACTTGGTCGAAGCGCCGAGCTTCACCGCTTTCACCCGCTTGGCCAATGCCGGCTTCGGCCAAAGCCAGGACTGGAGCTTGGGCGCGGTCGGCCACGAGGTCGCCGCGAGCTACATCACCTTGGGCGCGCTGCGGGCCAGCGGAGCCTTGAGCTCGGGACTGTATCGCCGAGTCCAGGGCATGACGCCGGGAATGGCGGCGACGCCGATGCAAGGCGCCTTCAACCAGGCCGGCATGTTCGGCGGCATTCTCTTGGGCCACGAAGCGGAGACCCGCCTCGGCCTGCGCCAACGGGTCGACGGTGCCACCACCCTGCTCGACTCGGCCGTGATGCTTTTGCAATTCAACGTCGCCGGCAATTTGCTGCACCGGGCGGCGCCGGGCTTGGGCCGGATGAATCAAGAGCTGCACCTGCGCGGCGATCTGACTTCGCATGCCCGCGAACGCGGCTCGGACGCGGCGAACGGCGGTTTCGGGAATCTCTTCGGCCCCGAAATGGTCACGGCCAACGGCGCCCCGCTGCCCGGCGGCGAGCGAGCTCCGGCTTTGGACCATGTCTTGATGATGATCGATCCCACCGGCGGTCGAGGCTCCGGCCCCAGCGCGCCGCCGTCCGAGGCCGTCTCGACCCCGCCGCCGGCGCTGTCGACGCCGCCTCCCGGCTCCGGTCCTCGCTCCCGTCCGTCAAGCCGTCGCGCCGGCCGCACCGCCGGTCTCATCAAGGGCTTCCAAAACCTGGCGGCCAAGCTCAACTGGAACGCCTGGACCGACGTGAGCCGGCCACTGAGCCAGCCGCCCATCGAACGGCCCTCGCCAACGCCGCGCTCGGTCCGCGAAGGCATGCTGCGGGCCGAAGCCTTGGGCCAAAACCGCCGGGCTCTGGCCTTCTTGCGCTGGGGAGCCGCCCAGCTGCGCCACTCGCCCGAGATCCAGGGCCAATTCCTCGACCTGATGCAGCGGGTCTTCGAATTCCAAGCCCGGCAGCGGGAAGCGCTCGAGCCGGTCCTGCAAGGCTTGCCGACTCTCGATTTCCAGCGGGTCAACGACCTGGCGTCCGACTACCATCGGGCGCTGGAGCGACTGACCCCGGGCTCGGGCTCCGATTTCGCGGAGGCTCGCTTGCTTTGGGAGCGAACCCGGGATTGGAGCAGTGAAGAAGCTTTTCGGAACTTGAGCGACAGCCGGCTCCGTGAAGTCGGGATCGAACCCGAAACCGTTCACTCGATGGCGCGCAACGCCCACGCCTTCCGCCAGGAGCGGCTCCATCGCATTCTGGAGCACCCCTTGCTGCGCGGCCTCGAGGAAACCGCCGCCGTCCGCCAAGCGGTCGACCAATTCCACAATGAGATCGCCCAGCAGCGCGAAAGGTTTTTCGGCAACGAAACCACGCCCGGCACTAAGGCCGACATCGCGAGGATCCGAGCCGAGATCGCCGGCACCGAGGACGTCGCCCAGCGCCAGGCCTACGAGCAAGAGATCAAGAGCCTGTCCAACACCGCCAATATCGCCTACACCAAATCGGTCGGCCGTCTGCGGATCGCGATGAACCGTTACCTCGGCGACCCCCTGCGTTCCCGAATTTTCCTGGTCGAGGCCGCCCGTCAAGAATTGTTCAACCGCGGATTGCAGGACGCAAGCCGGGCCGAGCTGGTCGGGTCGGTTCGCCGCATGCTGCCTGGACTGGAAGGCGACCTTCGCGGCCATGCCGAAGCGCTCTTGGGAGCGGCCGAGCAAATGGACTTGATCGAAGCCCGCGGCCCCTTGAGCCGGGCTTTTCATTCGGCGATCCGGATCTTCGGCTTTGATTCGATGCCGCCGCTGGCGGTTCAGCGCCGTTACGAGCAGGCGGCGCTCGAGCTGATCGACCGCCTGCCGGCGGACCGCTGGAGCTTCGAAGCGCTGGACCCGGCGATCGTCGAAAGGGCCGGGCAGGCCCAATCCCAATACTATCCCGAGTTCCATGAGACGACCCGGCAACTGCGCGAGGGTTTCCGCTCGATCGAAAAGGCCAACGAGGCCTTCTGGGAGCTCAACGAGCGCGAAGCGGTCAATCTCCAAGTCGCCGACCTGAGACTCCAGCTCAACCAAGCCGAAAGCCATTTCAACGAGCTCGGCAACGATTATTGGCGGTCGATGAAGCTCAGCTTCGAGAACATCAACATCGTCAACGAGGCCCAGCTGCAAGAGCTGCGCCGGGTCGCCGGCCGCACCGAACTGAACCTCCGCCATGGCGAGCGCTTCCAGGAGCTGAAAACCGCGGCCGACAATGCCATCAAAAATTTCGAAAATCCCGCAACCCGCGGCAACAACAGCCGCGACGCCGGCCGCAACCTCCAAGTGGCGGCCCAACGGATCGCCGAGCTTCGGACCTTCATTCGCCATTCCCACGACGAAGTGATGATCCCGGGCGGAGACTTCCGCGCGGTCAGCCCCCTGATGCTGCCCTTCGTCGACAAGGTCGACTCCTCCTCGCGCCACAACCTGCGAGAGTCTCTCGCCGCCGGCTGGCCCATCCTGTGGAGAAGCTCCTTGCGGGCCACCGCGCTGTTCAGCGCCTTGGAGCGCGGTGAGACCACCGCGGTCATGGACCGGCACTTTCTGAATTGGTCTTCGGAAGTGGCCAGCAATACCGGATCCAGCTTCGTGGTCGACCCCAACGTTCGCAATTTGGTGAGAGGCGAACCGGTGGTCGCCGCCGGCAATCACAATTCTTGGCTCGACTTCCTCCAGGGTGGCACGCCTTTCGCCCGGGCCGCCCAATTGGGGCCTTTGGCCTCCTCGCGCGACGCCATGCGAATCGGCGCTAAGGAAGGCCTGGGCAAGCTGGTCGGACCGGTGATGGAGCGGGCCATCGACCTGCTGACCGAGCCGGTGGCCGATTCGGCGCTGGAGTACGACACCTCGGTCACCAACCTGGCCCGAGCCATGGCTTCGGGCGACCTGCCGGGCCTCCGTCCGGGCGCGCGCAGCGCGGCGGTCTACGACGAGCTGACCATGGCGATCACTTCATTGGTGAATCCCTTCGCTTACGATCCCTATCCGGCGATCTCCTCGATCCTGAGTCCGCCCCAGGGTGGCCGCAGCTTCAACATCGCCGACCGGGCCGCGGCCATGACCGGCCGGCCCCAAAACCTGTTGGTCACCTCGAGCCTCAACGCCTATCGGCTCTGGCCCAAGCCCGACCGGCCGCTGCCTTTACGCCAAGGACCGACGGTCCACGCGACCCAATTCGTCCCGGCCAATGCCTTGATGGATTTGAGCGCCGAAAGCAACGGCCGGTCCGCGACGACCCGGGCCAACCTGCTGCGAACGCTTTGGCTGACCTTGGGCACCATGCCCGAATACCAGCGCGAGGTTCCGTCGATCGGTGAAGCCTTCGCGCCCTATGCCCGGCCGGTCGACCTCTCGGTCGAGACCGCCATCGCTTCCCGGTTCCGCGGCATCGAGGAGCTCTATCCGAGCGCCGAGGGAAATCGCGAGCTGACCGCCGAAAGGAACCGGCTCGAATCGACCGTCCGCGCCAACCAGGGCGTCGCCGGCAAGGCCGAGGAAAACACCCGGATGCTCCGGGACCTCGACCTGATCGACCAGGTGCTGGAGTCGCGCACCGGCCAAATCCTCGTCCGCCGCTTGACCGAGCTCAACATGCGCTTGGGCCAAGAAGGTCTCATGGACGGCCAACCACCGGTGTTGGCCGATGGCCTCCGTCGCCTCCAAAGAACCGTGCGAGCCCGCCTGAAGCTTTTGGACCAGATCGAAAGCAAGCGGGCCAACCGCCAGGAGCTGAGCCGCACCGAGCGAATCTTGCTGGAGCGGATGGGCGCCACCCTCGCCGGCCGCGACAACGCTCAGGGCCGCGACACCCTGCTCGAGCAGGCCGACTACTATTTCCAGCTCCGCGACCAGGGCAAGGACCTGAAGAGCAATCTTCTCGAAACTCAGACCGCTTACTACGACTTCGTCCGCCAATGGAACGAACGGCGCCGCGATCCGGCCAACCCCGAGCACAACCAGCTTCACGTCAGCGAGGCCGAGGGCTACGAAGCGGCCTGGCAGAGCTACCGCCAAGCCGTCGAGACCACGCTCAACCTCCACAATATCACCCCGACCCGCTGGGAAGGCCGAATCTTCCCCGACATGGTGATCCGCCGCGACGGCAACAGCACCGTGATCCAGCCGCGCGGCTGGCAGGCCAGCGCCGAATTCAGCCGCGGCGCCCTTTGGCGCTATCTGCTGGACGACACCTTGGGCATCGTCAGCGTCGCCAAGCGGCTGGGCGAATTCGACCCCACGCCCGACCTCTATTTGACCCTCCACGCCCGAAGCTGGGGCTGGCGGATGCTCGACCGCACCCAAACCCGGCTGCGGATCGAGAACAGCGAAAACGCCCGCGAGGTCGGCAACACCCCGCTGGTCGCCGCTCCGACCCACGACAGCGGCGCCGAGTTCATGAACGTGCCCTCGGTGCTCCACGACTACGGCATTCGGGCTTTCTTCATGGCCGACCGCAAATTTTTCGATCCTTTCCCCAAGCCGCCGGCCTTCGGCGCGATCCGGGCCTTGCTCGGCCCGATGGACCAATACGGCCATCTCGCCATCGACCGATCCGACCGCCGGGCGGCCATGGCGGTGATGGGCAATGCCGGCCGCTTCATCCAGGAGACCGGCCGCTCGATCATCGTGTTCCCGGGCGGAACCCGCAATCCGGTCCGCTACCGCGAGAACGGCGATCGCTTTGAGGGCCCGATTTACGGAAGCAAGCCCGGCGTGGCGATGACGATGGAAGCCGCCCGCGTTCCGATCCTGCCCATCGGCATGGTCAACGGCGGCGTGATCTTCCCCAAGCAGAACGGCGACGCCTTCCTGCGCCGCGGCGCGGCTCTGGGCCGGGAGTACGTCTTCCGTTTCGGCGAGCCGCTCCGCTATGAGACCCTCATTCCGGATAATCCCGCACCGCGCGGGCCGGCGCTGCGCAGCGCCTTGGTCCAGCAGCTCAACCAGCAATATGCCGAGCTCACCGGACGGCCCGTCGCCGAGCCGGCGGCCAGCAAGGATAAAAGAGGAAGATAA
- a CDS encoding YceI family protein translates to MTKLPLFGLIAVLSLGACAPKKSACTYQTDPKGIQIGWTAFKFTEKLAVKGRFNKFQAMGPGSADSLEKLLTGLHMDIDGASVETDNPGRNATIQQFFFEKFNPPSSIHAMATKVEGDDLKGTLTINLKLNGVAKDVAFPYTVAADGTLEAKGTIDMMDFGLQPAFDSLHQACEDLHKGPDGVSKTWTQVDLSVSGKFQKSCS, encoded by the coding sequence ATGACCAAGCTCCCGCTCTTCGGCCTCATCGCCGTCCTAAGCCTCGGCGCCTGCGCCCCCAAAAAATCCGCCTGCACCTACCAGACCGACCCCAAGGGGATTCAAATCGGCTGGACCGCCTTCAAGTTCACCGAAAAGCTGGCGGTCAAGGGCCGCTTCAACAAGTTCCAAGCCATGGGCCCCGGCTCGGCCGACAGCTTGGAGAAGCTGCTCACCGGCCTTCACATGGACATCGACGGGGCCTCGGTCGAGACCGACAATCCCGGCCGCAACGCCACCATCCAGCAATTCTTCTTCGAGAAGTTCAATCCGCCTTCGTCCATCCACGCGATGGCGACTAAAGTCGAAGGCGACGACCTGAAGGGCACCCTCACGATCAACCTCAAGTTGAACGGCGTCGCCAAGGACGTGGCCTTTCCCTACACCGTCGCCGCCGACGGCACCTTGGAGGCCAAGGGGACAATCGATATGATGGATTTCGGGCTTCAACCGGCTTTCGATTCGCTGCACCAGGCCTGCGAAGACCTGCACAAGGGGCCCGACGGGGTTTCCAAGACCTGGACCCAGGTCGACCTTTCGGTCAGCGGGAAGTTCCAAAAATCCTGTTCTTGA
- a CDS encoding folylpolyglutamate synthase/dihydrofolate synthase family protein: protein MSRLDAFLGSAGQEYRQMRPGLERIRAALDLVGHPERSFASVLIAGTNGKGSTARMVESVLRRAGHRAGLYTSPHLLRFPERILLSGQEASEELLESILEEWAGRGFWEGEGRWPAAGEQLTWFEKATLLAFEAFRRAQIEIAVLEVGLGGRLDATNAVDPRASAVTSIGLDHAEILGSTLAEIAREKAGVLRPGRATVLGSLAPDLLALYRRWAEEAGARLIEAKLPLGGTEKFSYGPYRDLSLALEGRHQLANAAVAIELLTALQEQGFPWEEEALREGLRTVQNPGRLQWLPGEPPLLLDGAHNPPAFQALAEYLQGLERKKNVFLMAMMKGKDPAAAMDTLGPLAGTFVFTELGGSRSLPLAAWQDLAEKRRFHTVFFANPRAALEAARELAGPEGRVIVTGSLFLVAEILGNRVCHSNNSGAIAARPRFP, encoded by the coding sequence ATGAGCCGGCTGGACGCCTTCCTCGGCTCGGCCGGGCAGGAGTACCGGCAAATGCGTCCCGGGCTGGAGCGAATCCGAGCCGCTCTCGACTTGGTCGGCCATCCCGAGCGAAGCTTCGCTTCGGTCCTGATCGCCGGCACCAACGGCAAGGGCTCGACCGCTCGGATGGTGGAGTCGGTCCTGCGCCGAGCCGGCCATCGCGCTGGTCTTTATACTTCGCCGCATTTGCTTCGTTTTCCGGAGCGAATCCTGCTCAGTGGACAGGAGGCTTCCGAGGAGCTGCTCGAATCCATCCTCGAGGAATGGGCTGGGCGGGGCTTCTGGGAGGGCGAGGGCCGTTGGCCGGCGGCCGGCGAGCAGCTGACTTGGTTCGAGAAGGCCACGCTCCTGGCCTTCGAGGCCTTTCGCCGGGCCCAGATCGAGATCGCGGTTCTCGAAGTCGGCTTGGGTGGGCGGCTGGACGCGACCAATGCGGTTGATCCGCGGGCATCGGCGGTGACCAGCATCGGCCTGGACCATGCCGAGATCCTCGGTTCCACTCTAGCCGAGATCGCACGAGAAAAAGCCGGTGTTCTGCGCCCAGGCCGGGCCACGGTGCTCGGTTCCTTGGCCCCCGATCTTTTGGCGCTTTATCGGCGCTGGGCGGAAGAGGCCGGCGCCCGATTGATCGAGGCCAAGCTTCCGCTGGGCGGCACCGAGAAGTTTTCCTACGGCCCTTATCGCGACCTGTCGCTGGCGCTGGAAGGCCGCCATCAATTGGCCAATGCCGCGGTCGCGATCGAGCTGCTGACCGCGCTGCAAGAGCAGGGCTTTCCTTGGGAGGAGGAAGCGCTTCGCGAGGGCCTGCGGACGGTTCAGAATCCCGGCCGGCTGCAGTGGCTGCCGGGCGAGCCGCCGCTGCTCTTGGATGGAGCCCACAATCCGCCGGCCTTCCAGGCTCTGGCCGAATACCTCCAAGGGCTGGAGCGAAAGAAAAATGTCTTCCTCATGGCCATGATGAAGGGGAAGGACCCGGCGGCCGCGATGGACACTCTGGGTCCCTTGGCCGGCACTTTCGTTTTCACCGAGCTCGGCGGCTCCCGGTCGCTGCCGCTGGCGGCATGGCAGGATTTGGCGGAAAAAAGAAGATTTCACACGGTCTTTTTCGCCAACCCTCGAGCGGCCCTTGAGGCGGCGCGGGAGCTGGCTGGCCCCGAGGGCCGGGTCATCGTCACCGGCTCCTTATTTTTAGTGGCCGAAATTCTGGGAAATCGCGTTTGCCATTCTAACAACTCGGGTGCTATTGCCGCCCGGCCTCGTTTCCCCTAG